From Acidihalobacter aeolianus, a single genomic window includes:
- a CDS encoding xanthine dehydrogenase family protein molybdopterin-binding subunit, with translation MKQQGIGARLLRKEDDRYLRGRGEFIADIVLPGQCEVAFLRSPLAHARIRGIHVPEAIAAQTFTAADLADVLAIRAVSKLPGFRVSEQPVLAADKVRHVGEPLALCFAEDRAAAEDAVGLVDVDFEELPAVHDMLQAREPDSPLLHENWDRNVFLETFVDGDIETPAAHAAASVTREYRTARQCMAPIEGRGVVAYWDSRKNLLTVYTSTQMPHVVRSGLSECLGLEEDAIRVIAPDVGGGFGYKGILLAEEVCLAWLTLRLGRPVRWIEDRREHLIGNADCREHHYRITAHADANGKLLALDAEVTVDSGAYSAYPFSACLEAAQVASILPGPYDFSGYRCRTFSAATNKCAILPYRGVARTGVCYAMELTLDALARELGLEPWQVRMANLVPPEKMPFDNITRKHFDSGDYPECMRRAVQAIDLDAWRERQRTPEPDGRLIGVGFSIYCEQSAHGTSVYSGWGIPMIPGYEEAFVRVTPNGGLDIRVGVQSHGQSMETTFAQLAHEILGVDTDRVRVMHGDTADTAYSTGTWGSRSMVMAGGAVATACDALAARLRTVAASMLGVEPEGIVLADGEARSQGGSLSLRELAYLWYRRPQDLPRGLGVTSLETNAAYKPVHDHGVFSYAAHAVAVAVDPELGTVELLDYAIVEDGGVLVNPMVVDGQIIGGTAQGIGTALYEEMAFDSAGQPLASTFSDYLLPGACEMPDIRIEHMETPSPYTRFGVKGVGEGGAIAPPAAIGNAVNDALRFVGAEITETPMTPRRILAAITRATQPDTETGT, from the coding sequence ATGAAGCAACAAGGCATCGGCGCGCGACTGCTGCGCAAGGAGGACGACCGCTATCTGCGCGGACGCGGCGAGTTCATCGCCGACATCGTCCTGCCCGGCCAGTGCGAAGTCGCGTTCCTGCGCAGCCCGCTGGCGCATGCGCGCATCCGCGGCATCCACGTGCCTGAGGCGATCGCCGCGCAGACCTTCACCGCGGCCGATCTCGCGGACGTGCTGGCCATCCGCGCCGTCTCCAAGCTGCCCGGCTTCCGGGTCTCCGAGCAGCCCGTGCTGGCCGCCGACAAGGTCCGGCACGTGGGCGAACCGCTCGCGCTGTGCTTTGCCGAGGACCGCGCCGCCGCCGAGGACGCCGTCGGCCTCGTCGACGTCGACTTCGAGGAACTGCCCGCCGTGCACGACATGCTGCAGGCGCGCGAACCGGACAGCCCGCTGCTGCACGAGAACTGGGACCGCAACGTGTTCCTGGAGACCTTCGTCGACGGCGACATCGAGACGCCCGCCGCACACGCGGCCGCGAGCGTCACCCGCGAATACCGCACCGCCCGCCAGTGCATGGCCCCCATCGAGGGCCGCGGCGTGGTGGCCTACTGGGACAGCCGCAAGAACCTGCTGACCGTCTACACCTCCACGCAGATGCCGCACGTGGTGCGCTCCGGCCTGTCGGAATGCCTCGGCCTGGAGGAGGACGCCATCCGCGTGATCGCGCCCGACGTCGGCGGCGGTTTCGGCTACAAGGGCATCCTGCTCGCCGAGGAGGTCTGCCTCGCCTGGCTGACCCTGCGCCTCGGCCGCCCCGTCCGCTGGATCGAGGACCGGCGCGAACACCTCATCGGCAACGCCGACTGCCGGGAGCATCACTACCGCATCACCGCGCACGCCGACGCGAACGGCAAGCTGCTCGCGCTCGACGCCGAGGTCACGGTCGACTCCGGCGCCTATTCGGCCTATCCGTTTTCCGCCTGCCTGGAGGCCGCCCAGGTGGCGAGCATCCTGCCCGGCCCGTACGACTTCAGCGGCTACCGCTGCCGCACCTTTTCCGCCGCCACCAACAAATGCGCCATCCTGCCCTACCGCGGCGTGGCCCGTACCGGCGTCTGCTACGCCATGGAGCTGACCCTGGACGCGCTCGCCCGCGAGCTCGGACTGGAACCCTGGCAGGTGCGCATGGCGAACCTGGTGCCGCCCGAAAAGATGCCGTTCGACAACATCACCCGCAAGCACTTCGACAGCGGGGACTATCCCGAATGCATGCGCCGGGCGGTTCAGGCCATCGATCTGGACGCCTGGCGCGAGCGCCAGCGCACTCCGGAACCCGACGGCCGCCTGATCGGCGTCGGCTTCTCGATCTACTGCGAGCAGAGCGCGCACGGCACCTCGGTGTACTCGGGCTGGGGCATCCCCATGATCCCCGGCTACGAGGAGGCCTTCGTGCGCGTCACCCCGAACGGCGGTCTGGACATTCGCGTCGGCGTGCAGTCGCACGGACAGAGCATGGAAACCACCTTCGCCCAGCTCGCGCATGAAATTCTCGGGGTGGATACCGACCGCGTGCGCGTGATGCACGGCGACACCGCCGACACCGCCTACTCCACCGGCACCTGGGGCTCGCGCTCGATGGTGATGGCCGGCGGCGCGGTGGCCACCGCCTGCGACGCGCTGGCGGCACGCCTCAGGACCGTCGCGGCGAGCATGCTCGGCGTCGAGCCCGAGGGCATCGTCCTGGCCGACGGCGAGGCCCGCAGCCAGGGCGGCAGCCTGTCGCTGCGCGAGCTGGCCTACCTCTGGTATCGCCGCCCGCAGGACCTGCCGCGCGGTCTCGGGGTCACCAGCCTGGAGACGAATGCCGCCTACAAGCCCGTGCACGACCACGGCGTGTTCAGTTATGCGGCGCACGCCGTTGCGGTCGCCGTCGACCCCGAGCTGGGCACGGTCGAACTGCTGGACTACGCGATCGTCGAGGACGGCGGCGTGCTGGTGAACCCGATGGTGGTCGACGGCCAGATCATCGGCGGCACGGCCCAGGGCATCGGCACCGCGCTGTACGAGGAAATGGCGTTCGACAGCGCCGGCCAGCCGCTGGCCTCGACCTTCTCCGACTACCTCCTGCCCGGCGCCTGCGAGATGCCGGACATCCGCATCGAACACATGGAAACGCCCTCGCCCTACACCCGCTTCGGGGTCAAGGGCGTCGGCGAGGGCGGCGCCATCGCCCCGCCTGCCGCCATCGGCAATGCGGTGAACGACGCGCTGCGCTTCGTCGGCGCCGAGATCACCGAGACCCCGATGACGCCCCGGCGCATCCTCGCGGCGATCACCCGCGCCACGCAACCCGACACGGAGACAGGCACATGA
- a CDS encoding ABC transporter substrate-binding protein yields MRINKRTQRIVAGTLALIGLGLGAYSMPAQAAKTYVIATSADFPPLSFRSPDDPAKIVGFEMDMIKSIAKHAGWKYKIVTSDFSGLIPAVQSGRVDMVVSDVYHTEARQKIVDFVDYLKNGFGVMVSAANAGKIKSYADLCGMDMGVLTGSAPELQAVQAASEANCTSKGKPAIKARSYPAVAQELPQLENGRLGGIFESVSTLGYVETQNPGKFHIAVIDPDTTNAGIVLKKGSPLVAEVQKQMHWYLGSAAARADAKRWGLPVSTLLAP; encoded by the coding sequence ATGAGGATCAACAAACGCACACAACGCATCGTCGCCGGCACGCTCGCCCTGATCGGTCTGGGGCTGGGCGCCTACTCGATGCCTGCGCAGGCCGCAAAGACCTACGTGATCGCCACCTCGGCGGACTTCCCGCCGCTGAGCTTCCGCTCGCCCGATGACCCGGCGAAGATCGTCGGTTTCGAGATGGACATGATCAAGTCCATCGCCAAGCACGCCGGCTGGAAATACAAGATCGTGACCAGCGACTTCAGCGGCCTGATCCCGGCCGTGCAGAGCGGTCGAGTCGACATGGTCGTGTCCGACGTGTACCACACCGAGGCCCGTCAGAAGATCGTCGACTTCGTCGATTACCTGAAGAACGGCTTCGGCGTCATGGTCAGCGCGGCCAACGCCGGCAAAATCAAGTCCTACGCCGACCTGTGCGGCATGGACATGGGCGTCCTGACCGGCAGCGCCCCCGAGCTGCAGGCGGTCCAGGCCGCCAGCGAGGCGAACTGCACCTCCAAGGGCAAGCCGGCCATCAAGGCACGCTCCTATCCCGCCGTGGCGCAGGAACTGCCGCAGCTGGAGAACGGCCGTCTCGGCGGCATCTTCGAGAGCGTCAGCACGCTGGGCTACGTCGAGACACAGAATCCGGGCAAGTTCCACATCGCCGTCATCGACCCCGACACCACCAACGCCGGCATCGTGCTGAAGAAGGGCAGCCCGCTGGTGGCCGAGGTGCAGAAGCAGATGCACTGGTATCTCGGTTCGGCCGCCGCCAGGGCGGATGCGAAACGCTGGGGCCTGCCGGTCAGCACGCTGCTCGCACCGTAA
- a CDS encoding DUF1989 domain-containing protein, with amino-acid sequence MNVAEPGDFVLAPAGCVALALRAGQSLQITDLEGQQVADIVAFTRPELDDRLWVSNTVRLNGTVFLTAGHVLYSDLSRPLLRIVEDTCGQHDILAGSCNAEIDKVRYGVDGHHGCVENFVEALSPWGLTRADIPMSFNVFMNCPVAASGEWRIAEPASKPGDFIRFAVETDVLLAISNCPQDLNPCNAGHLKPLGITVS; translated from the coding sequence ATGAACGTCGCAGAACCCGGAGACTTCGTACTCGCGCCCGCAGGCTGCGTCGCCCTGGCGCTGCGCGCGGGCCAGTCGCTGCAGATCACCGACCTGGAAGGCCAGCAGGTCGCGGACATCGTCGCCTTCACGCGCCCCGAGCTTGACGACCGCCTGTGGGTCTCGAACACCGTGCGCCTGAACGGCACCGTGTTCCTGACCGCCGGGCACGTGCTCTATTCGGATCTCAGCCGGCCGCTGCTGCGCATCGTCGAGGACACCTGCGGCCAGCACGACATCCTCGCCGGCTCCTGCAACGCGGAAATCGACAAGGTGCGCTACGGCGTCGACGGCCACCACGGCTGCGTCGAGAACTTCGTCGAGGCCCTGTCCCCCTGGGGCCTGACGCGGGCGGACATTCCGATGTCCTTCAACGTGTTCATGAACTGCCCCGTCGCCGCAAGCGGAGAGTGGCGCATTGCCGAACCGGCCTCCAAGCCCGGCGACTTCATCCGCTTCGCCGTCGAGACCGACGTCCTGCTGGCGATCTCCAACTGCCCGCAGGATCTCAACCCCTGCAATGCCGGGCACCTGAAACCGCTCGGCATCACCGTTTCATAA
- a CDS encoding amino acid ABC transporter permease/ATP-binding protein codes for MLRPPGTPGIAGSMNYDHLLHYLTMPVLWHGLWLAVVIAVCSFGAALVPALLVAIARMSNNALLRGLPTPFIWVMRGTPVLLQLLFWYNVLPLLGLRLSALMTAILGLALNEVAFMAEIFRGGLQSVKRTQRDAAAALGLTPFMVMARVVLPQALRAIAPAMGNEAITVLKNTSLASVITVGELTLTSEQVVSTNFEYVEVFTAAGLLYLLATTAISLAQRYFENRLNYERHTTPLGPRSSAPTADAVGTASTAQARLPLSEAPHPAARPAPSGQTFVEIRHVRKSFHGNLILRDITLKLDQGEMVFLIGPSGSGKTTLLRTINHLESIDSGEILVNGQHIGYRQTSAGLRPSRSAARDRARVGVGMVFQHFNLFDHMTVLENIVEAPIRVHGIDRATAYREARELLAWAGLSEHEQRYPHQLSGGQQQRIAIIRAVATHPKLILFDEPTSALDPELVNEVLVLMRKLAAAGMTMVIVSHEIVFARDWADRIVFMEDGQIVEQGSPSELFNRPKSARTRAFIELVEGRLGHHTEPTPIEAAQ; via the coding sequence ATGCTCCGACCGCCCGGCACACCGGGCATCGCGGGCAGCATGAACTACGATCACCTGCTGCATTACCTCACCATGCCGGTGTTGTGGCACGGGCTTTGGCTGGCCGTCGTCATCGCCGTCTGCTCGTTCGGCGCTGCGCTCGTGCCGGCACTGCTCGTGGCGATTGCGCGCATGTCCAACAATGCGCTGCTGCGCGGGCTGCCCACACCCTTCATCTGGGTCATGCGCGGCACGCCCGTGCTGCTGCAGCTGCTGTTCTGGTACAACGTCCTGCCATTGCTCGGCCTGCGCCTGAGCGCACTCATGACCGCGATCCTCGGCCTCGCGCTCAACGAGGTCGCCTTCATGGCGGAAATCTTCCGCGGCGGGCTGCAGTCGGTGAAGCGCACGCAGCGCGACGCCGCCGCGGCGCTCGGACTGACGCCGTTCATGGTGATGGCCCGCGTCGTGCTGCCGCAGGCGCTCAGGGCGATCGCGCCGGCCATGGGCAACGAGGCGATCACGGTCCTGAAAAACACCTCGCTGGCCTCGGTCATCACGGTCGGCGAACTCACGCTGACCAGCGAACAGGTCGTGTCGACGAACTTCGAGTATGTCGAGGTGTTCACCGCGGCCGGGCTGCTCTATCTGCTGGCCACCACCGCGATCTCCCTCGCGCAGCGATATTTCGAAAACCGCCTCAACTACGAACGCCACACGACCCCGCTGGGCCCTCGCTCCAGTGCCCCGACGGCGGATGCCGTGGGCACGGCGAGCACCGCCCAAGCGAGGCTCCCCTTGTCCGAAGCCCCGCATCCCGCGGCACGACCGGCACCGTCCGGCCAGACCTTCGTGGAGATCAGGCACGTCCGCAAATCCTTCCACGGCAACCTGATCCTGCGCGACATCACGCTGAAGCTCGACCAGGGCGAAATGGTCTTTCTCATCGGCCCGAGCGGTTCGGGCAAGACGACCCTGCTGCGCACGATCAATCACCTCGAATCCATCGACAGCGGCGAGATCCTGGTCAACGGCCAGCACATCGGCTATCGCCAGACGTCCGCCGGCCTGCGTCCCTCGCGTAGCGCTGCCCGCGACCGCGCGCGGGTCGGCGTTGGCATGGTGTTCCAGCATTTCAACCTGTTCGACCACATGACCGTGCTCGAAAACATCGTCGAAGCGCCGATCCGGGTACACGGCATCGACCGCGCCACGGCCTACCGCGAGGCGCGCGAACTGCTCGCCTGGGCCGGCCTGAGCGAGCACGAACAGCGTTATCCGCATCAGCTCTCCGGCGGTCAGCAGCAGCGCATCGCGATCATCCGCGCCGTCGCCACGCATCCGAAGCTGATCCTGTTCGACGAACCGACCTCGGCGCTCGACCCCGAACTGGTCAACGAGGTGCTGGTGCTGATGCGCAAGCTGGCCGCTGCCGGCATGACGATGGTCATCGTGAGCCACGAAATCGTGTTCGCGCGCGACTGGGCGGACCGGATCGTGTTCATGGAAGACGGTCAGATCGTCGAACAGGGCAGCCCGAGCGAGCTCTTCAACCGCCCGAAAAGCGCCCGCACTCGCGCCTTCATCGAACTTGTCGAAGGCCGTCTGGGCCACCACACCGAACCCACTCCCATCGAGGCCGCGCAATGA
- a CDS encoding SDR family NAD(P)-dependent oxidoreductase produces MSETQPLAIVAGVGPGLGAALCRQLSADGYAVVGLARTRHYTDELAAELQARGADALMLACDLTDETAVRTALGEAVERFGPPEVLIYNAGAIAMHAFAETPVEDFDRLWAINCRGAFLCAREVVPAMLARGRGCILFTGASAATKPAARFAAFGAAKFALRGMAQSMARELGPQGIHVAHVIIDGMILTPKNCGRPGVTADNTLDPDAIARTYLALIHQDRSAWTQEIDLRPDVEKF; encoded by the coding sequence ATGAGCGAAACCCAACCCCTGGCCATCGTCGCCGGCGTGGGCCCCGGCCTTGGCGCCGCACTGTGCCGACAGCTCAGCGCGGACGGCTATGCCGTGGTCGGCCTCGCGCGCACCCGCCACTACACCGACGAACTGGCTGCGGAACTCCAGGCGCGCGGCGCCGACGCGCTCATGCTGGCCTGCGATCTCACCGACGAAACGGCGGTGCGCACGGCGCTGGGCGAGGCCGTGGAACGCTTCGGCCCGCCCGAGGTGCTGATCTACAACGCCGGGGCCATCGCCATGCACGCCTTCGCCGAGACGCCCGTGGAGGATTTCGACCGCCTGTGGGCGATCAACTGCCGCGGGGCCTTCCTGTGCGCACGCGAGGTCGTGCCGGCCATGCTGGCCCGCGGCCGGGGCTGCATCCTATTCACCGGCGCCAGCGCCGCGACCAAGCCGGCCGCCCGTTTTGCCGCCTTCGGCGCCGCCAAGTTCGCGCTGCGCGGCATGGCCCAGTCCATGGCCCGCGAACTCGGCCCGCAGGGCATCCACGTCGCGCACGTGATCATCGACGGCATGATCCTGACGCCCAAAAATTGCGGCCGGCCCGGCGTCACCGCGGACAACACCCTGGACCCGGATGCCATCGCCCGCACCTATCTGGCACTCATTCACCAGGACCGCTCCGCCTGGACGCAGGAGATCGACCTGCGCCCCGACGTGGAAAAATTCTGA
- the metG gene encoding methionine--tRNA ligase, with the protein MTRDILVTSALPYANGSIHIGHLVEYIQTDIWVRFQRMRGHRCFYVGADDAHGTPIMLRAQGEGITPEALIERVGAEHRADFDDFGISFDNYYSTHSPENRAFASDIYLKLRDAGHIARRTISQFYDPEQKMFLPDRFIKGGCPRCGAPDQYGDNCEVCGATYDAAELKDPRSVLSGATPVKKDSEHYFFRLSDFEDMLRKFVRGATQTEVANKMNEWLSTGLNDWDISRDAPYFGFEIPDAPGKYFYVWLDAPIGYMASFKQLCARLGLEFDDWWKADAKSELYHFIGKDILRFHTLFWPAMLKGAGLRIPTAIYAHGFLTVDGQKMSKSRGTFIKARTYLDHLDAEYLRYYFAAKLGAGVDDLDLNLEDFTARVNADLVGKVVNIASRTASFIAKRFDGKLSDTLPEPDMYASFAASRDEIAEHYERREFGQAMRKIMGLADRANQYIDENKPWVLIKDPERAASVQGICTQGLNLFRVIVSFLKPVLPRVAGKTEAFFGAGELAWDDIAEPLLARRINAFEPLMTRIEPAAIEAMVEASREDLQAAAPKPTGPLADDPIRDEIAYDDFAKLDLRVVRILKAEHVEGAEKLLRLTLDLGGETRNVFAGIKSAYAPEDLEGRLTVMVANLAPRKMRFGVSEGMVLAAGPGGKDLFVLNPDEGAEPGMRVK; encoded by the coding sequence ATGACGCGCGACATCCTGGTCACCAGCGCCCTGCCCTACGCCAACGGATCGATCCATATCGGTCATCTGGTGGAATACATCCAGACCGACATCTGGGTACGCTTCCAGCGCATGCGCGGACACCGCTGTTTCTATGTCGGCGCAGACGACGCTCACGGCACCCCGATCATGCTGCGCGCCCAGGGCGAGGGCATCACGCCCGAGGCGCTGATCGAACGCGTCGGTGCGGAACACCGCGCGGACTTCGACGATTTCGGCATCAGCTTCGACAACTACTACAGCACCCACTCGCCCGAAAACCGCGCCTTCGCCTCCGACATCTATCTGAAGCTGCGCGACGCCGGACATATCGCGCGGCGCACCATCAGCCAGTTCTACGATCCCGAGCAGAAGATGTTTCTGCCCGACCGCTTCATCAAGGGCGGTTGCCCGCGCTGCGGCGCGCCGGACCAGTATGGCGACAACTGCGAGGTCTGCGGCGCGACCTACGACGCCGCCGAACTCAAGGACCCGCGCTCGGTGCTCAGCGGCGCCACGCCGGTTAAGAAGGACTCGGAGCATTATTTCTTCCGGCTGTCCGATTTCGAGGACATGTTGCGCAAGTTCGTGCGCGGCGCCACGCAGACCGAAGTCGCGAACAAGATGAACGAGTGGCTGTCCACCGGCCTGAACGACTGGGACATCTCGCGCGACGCACCCTACTTCGGCTTCGAGATTCCCGATGCGCCGGGCAAGTATTTCTACGTCTGGCTGGATGCGCCCATCGGCTACATGGCGAGCTTCAAGCAGCTCTGCGCGCGGCTGGGGCTGGAATTCGACGACTGGTGGAAGGCTGACGCCAAATCCGAGCTCTATCACTTCATCGGCAAGGACATCCTGCGTTTCCACACCCTGTTCTGGCCGGCCATGCTCAAGGGCGCCGGGCTGCGCATACCGACCGCCATCTACGCGCACGGCTTCCTCACCGTGGACGGGCAGAAAATGTCCAAGTCGCGCGGCACCTTCATCAAGGCGCGCACCTATCTGGATCACCTCGACGCCGAGTACCTGCGCTACTATTTCGCGGCCAAGCTCGGCGCCGGCGTCGATGACCTCGACCTCAATCTCGAGGACTTCACCGCGCGCGTAAACGCCGACCTCGTCGGCAAAGTGGTCAACATCGCCAGCCGCACCGCCTCGTTCATCGCCAAGCGCTTCGACGGCAAGCTGTCCGACACCCTGCCCGAACCCGACATGTACGCCTCGTTCGCCGCCTCGCGCGACGAGATCGCCGAACACTACGAACGTCGCGAATTCGGTCAGGCCATGCGTAAGATCATGGGGCTGGCCGACCGCGCCAACCAGTACATCGACGAAAACAAGCCGTGGGTGCTGATCAAGGACCCGGAGCGGGCCGCCTCGGTCCAGGGCATCTGCACCCAGGGGCTCAACCTGTTCCGCGTGATCGTGAGCTTCCTCAAGCCCGTGCTGCCGCGCGTCGCCGGGAAGACCGAGGCCTTCTTCGGCGCCGGCGAACTGGCCTGGGACGACATCGCCGAGCCGCTGCTCGCGCGCCGCATCAACGCCTTCGAGCCGCTCATGACCCGCATCGAGCCCGCCGCCATCGAGGCCATGGTCGAGGCCTCCAGGGAAGACCTGCAGGCCGCCGCGCCCAAGCCCACCGGGCCGCTGGCCGACGATCCGATCCGTGACGAGATCGCCTACGACGACTTCGCCAAGCTCGACCTGCGCGTCGTGCGCATCCTCAAGGCCGAGCACGTCGAGGGCGCCGAAAAGCTGCTGCGCCTGACCCTCGATCTCGGCGGCGAGACGCGCAACGTGTTCGCCGGCATCAAATCCGCCTATGCCCCCGAAGACCTGGAAGGGCGGCTCACCGTCATGGTCGCCAACCTCGCCCCGCGCAAGATGCGCTTCGGCGTCTCCGAGGGCATGGTGCTGGCCGCCGGCCCCGGTGGAAAGGACCTGTTCGTTCTCAATCCGGACGAAGGCGCGGAACCGGGCATGCGCGTGAAATGA
- the apbC gene encoding iron-sulfur cluster carrier protein ApbC — protein MAELSRLQVETALKGVQDRYLEKDLVAAGEVKDIRIEGGKVAVDIAFGYPAKGYADEVVAAVREQVGRIDGVDSVEVETRSQIVSHAVQRNLKPLAGIKNIIAVASGKGGVGKSTTAVNLALALAAEGASVGLLDADIYGPSQPRMLGIEGKPETKDGRMLEPMENYGIKAMSIGFLIEDETPMIWRGPMVTQALEQLLSETRWGELDYLVIDLPPGTGDIQLTLSQKIPVSGAVIVTTPQDIALLDARKGLKMFEKVEVPVLGIVENMSIHICSNCGHEEHIFGEGGGQRMSEDYNVELLGALPLDIRIREQADGGKPTVVADPDGRVAEIYRDIARRTAAQLARQSKDYSSKFPNIVIQNS, from the coding sequence ATGGCTGAGTTGTCGCGTTTACAGGTCGAAACCGCCCTCAAGGGCGTGCAGGACCGCTACCTGGAGAAGGATCTGGTGGCGGCCGGAGAGGTCAAGGATATCCGCATCGAGGGCGGCAAGGTCGCGGTGGACATCGCCTTCGGTTACCCCGCCAAGGGCTACGCCGACGAGGTCGTCGCGGCCGTGCGCGAGCAGGTGGGTCGGATCGACGGCGTCGATTCGGTCGAGGTGGAAACGCGGTCGCAGATCGTCTCGCATGCCGTACAACGCAACCTCAAGCCGCTGGCCGGAATCAAGAACATCATTGCCGTCGCCTCCGGCAAGGGCGGCGTGGGCAAGTCCACCACTGCGGTGAACCTGGCTCTGGCCCTGGCCGCCGAAGGCGCCAGCGTGGGCTTGCTCGACGCGGACATCTACGGCCCCAGCCAGCCGCGCATGCTGGGCATTGAGGGCAAGCCGGAGACCAAGGACGGGCGCATGCTCGAACCGATGGAGAACTACGGCATCAAGGCCATGTCCATCGGCTTCCTCATCGAGGATGAAACGCCGATGATCTGGCGCGGCCCGATGGTGACCCAGGCGCTGGAGCAGTTGCTTTCCGAAACCCGCTGGGGCGAGCTCGACTACCTCGTGATCGACCTGCCGCCGGGCACCGGCGACATCCAGCTCACGCTGTCACAGAAGATTCCGGTCAGCGGCGCGGTCATCGTCACCACGCCGCAGGACATCGCCCTGCTGGATGCACGCAAGGGTCTGAAGATGTTCGAGAAGGTCGAGGTGCCGGTGCTCGGCATCGTGGAGAACATGAGCATCCACATCTGTTCGAACTGCGGCCACGAGGAGCACATCTTCGGCGAAGGCGGCGGCCAGCGCATGTCTGAGGACTACAACGTCGAACTGCTGGGCGCGCTGCCGCTCGACATCCGTATCCGCGAGCAGGCGGACGGCGGCAAGCCGACCGTGGTCGCCGATCCGGACGGACGCGTTGCCGAGATCTATCGCGACATCGCACGTCGCACGGCCGCGCAGCTTGCCCGCCAGTCCAAGGACTACAGCAGCAAGTTCCCCAACATCGTGATCCAGAACAGCTGA
- the dcd gene encoding dCTP deaminase — protein MSIKSDRWIRRMATQHGMIEPFEPGQVRHSGEQRIVSYGTSSYGYDVRCADEFKIFTNINSAIVDPKGFDQNSFVDVQSDVCIIPPNSFALARTVEYFRIPRNVLTICLGKSTYARCGIIVNVTPLEPEWEGHVTLEFSNTTPLPAKIYANEGVAQMLFLESDEVCEVSYKDRGGKYQGQRGVTLPQT, from the coding sequence ATGTCCATAAAGTCCGACCGCTGGATTCGCCGCATGGCCACGCAGCACGGCATGATCGAGCCCTTCGAGCCCGGTCAGGTGCGCCACAGCGGCGAACAGCGGATCGTATCCTATGGCACCTCCAGCTACGGCTACGACGTGCGCTGCGCCGACGAGTTCAAGATCTTCACCAACATCAACTCGGCCATCGTCGATCCCAAGGGCTTCGACCAGAACAGCTTCGTCGACGTGCAGTCCGACGTGTGCATCATCCCGCCCAACTCCTTCGCGCTCGCGCGCACGGTCGAGTACTTCCGCATCCCGCGTAACGTGCTCACCATCTGCCTCGGCAAGTCGACCTACGCGCGCTGCGGCATCATCGTCAACGTCACCCCGCTCGAACCCGAGTGGGAGGGCCACGTGACCCTGGAGTTTTCCAACACCACGCCGTTGCCGGCCAAGATCTACGCCAACGAAGGCGTCGCCCAGATGCTCTTTCTGGAGTCGGACGAGGTCTGCGAGGTGTCGTACAAGGATCGCGGCGGCAAGTACCAGGGCCAGCGAGGCGTCACGCTGCCTCAGACCTGA
- a CDS encoding DUF302 domain-containing protein → MPGNFSLVKWGAFLISLLVVGLLGAEPAFAAKVTHIDIPATVVKLPLAKGVTPSEAIQSMKLRANFLNFKLVAHQDLSAQLKAMGAKHVRTLDIYQFCKPTVAYEMVSFNMAYAAYLPCRIAVVQGKHGHYWLTMLNPKLLLSRKMPPALKKSADSVIAGLMKIIKAGADGAL, encoded by the coding sequence ATGCCCGGTAATTTCTCCCTCGTGAAATGGGGTGCCTTCCTGATTTCGTTGCTGGTTGTCGGCTTGCTGGGCGCAGAGCCTGCGTTCGCAGCGAAAGTGACTCATATCGATATCCCGGCCACGGTCGTCAAACTGCCTTTGGCGAAGGGTGTCACACCGAGTGAAGCCATCCAGTCCATGAAGCTGCGCGCCAATTTTCTCAACTTCAAACTGGTCGCGCACCAGGACCTGTCCGCCCAGCTAAAGGCCATGGGCGCTAAGCATGTGCGCACGCTGGACATCTACCAGTTTTGCAAACCCACGGTGGCCTATGAAATGGTCTCCTTCAATATGGCCTATGCCGCTTATCTGCCCTGTCGCATCGCCGTGGTTCAAGGCAAGCACGGCCATTACTGGCTGACCATGCTGAACCCCAAATTGCTGCTGTCCCGCAAGATGCCTCCGGCGCTCAAGAAGAGTGCCGATTCGGTGATTGCCGGCTTGATGAAAATCATCAAGGCAGGCGCCGACGGCGCGCTCTGA